One region of Acidimicrobiales bacterium genomic DNA includes:
- a CDS encoding MarR family transcriptional regulator has translation MIDGPRSDPFLKQATDRVAGSDPGVDLDLFRLSFALTRAANRFTRHVESAVHRPRNLSTAGFRILFTVWACGPLAAHRIAVLAGLSRASVSSVVNTLERDGHVVRSREHDDRRLVTVSLTPTGEDAVRDAYGGQHEVERDLYATLGAGDREVLARLLESLLDTPLD, from the coding sequence ATGATCGACGGGCCGCGGTCCGACCCGTTCCTGAAGCAGGCCACCGACCGGGTGGCCGGGTCGGATCCGGGCGTCGACCTCGATCTCTTCCGCCTGTCGTTCGCCCTGACCCGGGCGGCCAACCGGTTTACCCGACACGTGGAGTCGGCGGTCCACCGGCCGCGCAACCTGTCCACGGCGGGGTTCCGAATCCTGTTCACCGTCTGGGCCTGTGGTCCGCTGGCCGCCCACCGGATCGCCGTGCTGGCCGGCCTGTCCCGAGCCTCGGTGTCCAGCGTGGTCAACACGTTGGAACGCGACGGCCACGTGGTGCGCTCCAGAGAGCATGACGACCGCCGGCTGGTGACCGTGTCGCTGACCCCGACCGGCGAGGACGCGGTGCGCGATGCCTACGGGGGCCAACACGAGGTAGAACGCGACCTCTACGCAACCCTCGGGGCAGGAGACCGAGAGGTCCTGGCTCGCCTTCTGGAGTCCCTGCTCGACACCCCACTGGACTGA
- a CDS encoding ABC transporter ATP-binding protein, whose translation MLEVANLEVVYNEVILVLRGLSIEVPDGQIVALLGANGAGKTTTTRAITGLLDVHEGKITKGTVTLAGERIDDLEPSQIVRSGITQVMEGRRVFAELTVDENLVTGGITNTDRTSITEAHDRVMTMFPVLADRRTAIAGYLSGGEQQMLAIGRALMSNPKLLILDEPSLGLAPKLVAQIRDTIVEINRSGTSVLLIEQNANMALSIADYGYIMETGKIVMDGEAAKLLKDEDVQEFYLGLHGDGGDRKSFREVKHYKRRKRWLS comes from the coding sequence ATGCTTGAAGTGGCCAACCTAGAAGTGGTCTACAACGAGGTCATCCTCGTCCTGCGCGGCCTGTCCATTGAGGTGCCTGATGGGCAGATTGTCGCTCTCCTAGGGGCGAACGGTGCTGGCAAGACAACGACAACACGTGCCATCACCGGGCTGTTGGACGTCCATGAGGGCAAGATCACCAAGGGGACCGTCACCCTTGCTGGTGAGCGCATCGACGACCTAGAGCCGTCGCAAATTGTGCGGTCGGGTATCACCCAGGTTATGGAGGGCCGTCGGGTATTCGCCGAACTCACCGTTGACGAGAACCTGGTCACAGGTGGGATCACCAACACCGATCGGACTTCGATCACCGAAGCCCACGATCGGGTCATGACGATGTTTCCGGTTTTGGCCGACCGACGGACTGCTATAGCCGGCTATTTGTCGGGCGGTGAGCAGCAGATGCTCGCTATCGGACGAGCGCTGATGTCGAACCCGAAATTGCTCATTCTTGACGAGCCGTCCCTGGGCTTGGCCCCCAAACTGGTGGCCCAAATCCGCGACACCATCGTCGAGATCAACCGGTCAGGGACCAGCGTCCTGCTCATTGAGCAGAACGCCAACATGGCCCTGTCCATCGCCGACTACGGCTACATCATGGAGACCGGCAAGATCGTCATGGACGGCGAGGCTGCCAAGCTCCTCAAGGACGAGGACGTCCAAGAGTTCTACCTAGGTCTCCATGGCGATGGGGGCGACCGAAAGTCATTCCGCGAGGTGAAGCACTACAAGCGGCGGAAGCGGTGGCTTTCATGA
- a CDS encoding ABC transporter substrate-binding protein — MKRLTRVLALLLTLTMIAAACGSDDDGDTAPATTAAPATTAAPATTAAPATTAAPTTEAPAESLSELNVAYFLEWPTANQVAQVEETYDDALGMTVNWLPFGSGGDMALAMESGDIDIAYSQGLTPFANFVTSGSELEIVGVAVSYADADNCVAHPDYGVTADNAAETLAGQKVYAPVGNVTHYKLLKMLGHLGVALDSFEHVPSDGGAAAVAAFESGDVAMACAFGGGVLTMLAAGGNLVMTGSEQEAIGIRVFDIISIPTQFGVDHGDVVETFLQVTEEANAAYASHRGPLEDTIAEAAGMTVEGSNALLDMFSFPDRATQLSDAWLGGTVQDVMKQQMDFFVEQGEIPKALDSYDAFVNTTFLEAIDDVEVVVVPTAYDYGVTDDTIRIGAIADLTGIFAPLVIQIIDAQTSYWNMVNDHGGIDGKQVDFVVMDNAYDVPTHLERYEAMKDEDSGVVFLSQSTGSPHTAAIAEDLVADGLGAIPLSWYSGWPDPAFGKNVFESYTNYCYESMNGVDWLASNVVEGDAKLAVISYPGEYGQDGATGAKMAAEALGIEVVYDGEGAAIPGADQTPVIAGLVESGANLVWATVGPSVFAEIFGGAAAQGFMPIWSGNSPTYNYMLLATPLAPALDAVYYQSSYVLAWNTGDAPGMKHMVAELQARIPDKPLSDVYAVGWTEAMATHQILETAAKNKDMTRAGVIAAANETVVDYQGLAPNQGYGGAVNDFIVRESYIFDIQADLFDVAATVAGGGSTGSVLLADGPIMSDLARDHVYETACFSAG; from the coding sequence ATGAAGCGTTTGACAAGGGTGTTGGCTTTGTTGCTGACCCTGACGATGATCGCCGCGGCCTGCGGCAGCGACGACGACGGGGATACTGCTCCGGCGACGACGGCTGCTCCGGCGACGACGGCTGCTCCGGCGACGACGGCTGCTCCGGCGACGACGGCTGCTCCAACGACAGAGGCTCCGGCGGAGTCCTTGTCGGAGTTGAACGTGGCCTATTTCCTGGAGTGGCCGACGGCCAACCAGGTGGCCCAGGTCGAAGAGACCTATGACGATGCCCTGGGCATGACGGTGAATTGGTTGCCGTTTGGTTCCGGGGGCGACATGGCGCTGGCCATGGAGTCCGGTGACATTGACATCGCCTATTCACAGGGCCTGACGCCGTTCGCGAACTTCGTGACATCGGGGTCCGAGCTGGAGATCGTCGGCGTGGCGGTGAGTTACGCGGATGCTGACAACTGTGTGGCCCACCCCGACTACGGGGTGACGGCGGACAACGCGGCTGAGACGTTGGCCGGCCAGAAGGTTTATGCCCCGGTCGGCAACGTGACGCACTACAAGCTCCTCAAGATGTTGGGGCATCTGGGTGTGGCGTTGGACAGCTTTGAGCATGTGCCGTCTGATGGTGGCGCTGCTGCAGTCGCCGCTTTTGAAAGCGGTGACGTGGCCATGGCTTGTGCATTCGGTGGCGGTGTGCTGACGATGCTGGCCGCCGGCGGGAACCTGGTTATGACCGGTTCGGAGCAGGAGGCCATCGGTATCCGGGTGTTCGACATCATCTCGATCCCGACCCAGTTCGGTGTCGACCACGGAGACGTTGTTGAGACGTTCCTACAGGTCACCGAGGAGGCCAACGCGGCCTACGCGAGTCACCGTGGGCCTCTTGAGGACACGATCGCTGAGGCGGCGGGTATGACGGTGGAGGGTTCGAACGCTCTGCTGGACATGTTCTCGTTCCCGGACCGGGCGACCCAGTTGTCTGATGCGTGGCTGGGTGGAACCGTCCAGGACGTGATGAAGCAGCAGATGGACTTCTTCGTCGAGCAGGGAGAGATCCCCAAGGCTCTGGACTCCTACGACGCCTTCGTCAACACCACGTTCCTCGAGGCAATCGACGACGTCGAGGTCGTAGTCGTTCCTACCGCCTACGACTATGGGGTCACAGATGACACCATCCGGATCGGCGCTATTGCCGACCTCACTGGCATCTTCGCCCCGCTGGTCATCCAGATCATCGATGCCCAGACCTCGTACTGGAACATGGTCAACGACCACGGCGGCATCGACGGCAAGCAGGTCGACTTCGTCGTAATGGACAACGCCTACGACGTGCCGACCCACCTCGAACGCTACGAGGCGATGAAGGATGAAGACTCTGGTGTCGTATTCCTCAGCCAGTCAACCGGTTCGCCGCACACCGCAGCGATCGCCGAGGATCTGGTTGCGGACGGCCTGGGAGCCATCCCGTTGTCTTGGTACTCCGGTTGGCCTGATCCGGCATTCGGCAAGAACGTTTTCGAGTCGTACACCAACTACTGCTACGAGTCGATGAACGGTGTGGACTGGCTGGCCAGCAACGTTGTTGAGGGCGACGCCAAACTCGCCGTCATCTCCTACCCGGGTGAGTACGGGCAGGACGGTGCGACCGGTGCCAAGATGGCCGCAGAGGCCCTGGGCATTGAAGTCGTCTATGACGGAGAGGGAGCAGCCATCCCCGGTGCCGATCAGACGCCGGTTATTGCTGGCCTGGTCGAGTCAGGCGCCAACCTGGTATGGGCAACCGTGGGTCCGAGCGTGTTCGCCGAGATCTTCGGTGGTGCCGCCGCTCAGGGCTTCATGCCGATCTGGTCGGGTAACTCGCCGACCTACAACTACATGCTGCTGGCCACGCCGCTGGCACCGGCGCTTGACGCGGTCTACTACCAGTCGAGCTATGTGCTGGCGTGGAACACCGGTGACGCACCAGGCATGAAGCACATGGTGGCGGAGCTCCAGGCCCGAATCCCGGACAAGCCTCTCTCGGATGTCTACGCGGTGGGCTGGACCGAGGCCATGGCTACGCACCAGATCCTCGAGACCGCAGCCAAGAACAAGGACATGACCCGTGCCGGTGTTATTGCGGCGGCCAACGAGACGGTCGTGGACTATCAGGGCCTTGCTCCCAACCAGGGCTACGGCGGCGCGGTGAACGACTTCATCGTGAGGGAGTCGTACATCTTCGACATCCAGGCTGACCTGTTCGATGTCGCAGCCACGGTTGCTGGTGGCGGAAGCACAGGTTCGGTATTGCTGGCCGACGGCCCGATCATGTCGGACCTGGCCCGCGATCACGTCTATGAGACTGCCTGCTTCTCTGCTGGCTGA
- a CDS encoding ABC transporter ATP-binding protein produces the protein MNGPQQNEPLLEVDGISLWFKGVKAVTDVSFQVGTEELYAIIGPNGAGKTSIFNSISQVYHPQEGDIRWKGESIMGSRPDRVAERGIARTFQNIELFPHMTVLENLLLGRHIRMKRSWLAGALWFGPAKREEMENRRVVEDIIDFLEIEQWRKHPVALLPYGFQKRVELGRALAMEPELLLLDEPVAGMNLEETEDMARFILDIREELGISVVLVEHDMGLVMDIADRVLVLDFGQKIAEGVPADVQRDPAVIAAYLGDEAGLATTDP, from the coding sequence ATGAACGGTCCCCAGCAGAACGAACCACTGCTTGAGGTGGACGGCATCAGCCTGTGGTTCAAGGGCGTCAAGGCCGTCACCGACGTGTCCTTTCAGGTCGGGACCGAAGAGTTGTACGCCATCATCGGTCCCAACGGGGCCGGTAAGACTTCGATCTTCAACAGCATCAGCCAGGTGTACCACCCGCAGGAGGGCGACATCCGGTGGAAGGGCGAGTCCATCATGGGCAGTCGCCCAGACCGGGTAGCCGAACGGGGCATTGCCCGTACGTTCCAAAACATCGAACTCTTTCCGCATATGACGGTGCTGGAGAACCTGCTGCTGGGTCGCCACATCCGCATGAAGCGGTCCTGGTTGGCCGGTGCCCTGTGGTTCGGGCCAGCCAAGCGTGAGGAGATGGAGAACCGGCGGGTCGTAGAGGACATCATCGACTTCTTGGAGATCGAACAGTGGCGGAAGCACCCGGTGGCGCTGCTTCCCTACGGCTTCCAGAAGCGCGTGGAACTGGGCCGGGCCCTGGCCATGGAGCCGGAACTGCTCCTGCTGGACGAGCCAGTGGCCGGCATGAACCTGGAGGAGACCGAGGACATGGCCCGGTTCATCCTCGACATCCGGGAGGAACTCGGCATCTCGGTCGTCCTGGTGGAGCACGACATGGGCCTGGTCATGGATATCGCCGACCGGGTGCTGGTGCTGGACTTCGGACAAAAGATCGCCGAGGGCGTGCCGGCCGACGTGCAGCGAGACCCGGCGGTGATCGCCGCCTACCTGGGTGACGAGGCGGGCCTGGCCACTACCGACCCATGA
- a CDS encoding branched-chain amino acid ABC transporter permease has translation MRGRPNLYTSYEAESQLMPTRTKKVILGLFLVVAVLMPFDLPVIDQLPVVRFLGDNVWLRLVNRALCFTIAALGLNILMGLGGQISLGHTFFGGVGAYTAVLMGGKASSNLWGWGLPMWLWLPAAGVVAAVVGIAVAPAAVRVRGLYLGIVTLGLVFIGLHLSRVFPEIAGPGALGRKWPRMELRLWKEDEPFLDFSRDGHWLWFDINKNQKTYLFLLVIVIVMAWMAANIARTRTGRALQAIRDRDVAAEIMGVPEYRYKTTAFAISSFYAGIGGSLFASLSVQLPPEQWSLIGAVTFIAALLIGGMGRVSGVLMGSFFVVTSHRFVEEIVDWMKHQAEEGGVFSGFFDFLISTGQGDGGFVSVMETALGYPLPVSALDEIIYGLLIIFFLLFEPLGLYGIWIKIRNYWKGWPFSY, from the coding sequence ATGAGGGGTCGACCGAACCTTTACACGTCCTACGAGGCCGAGTCGCAACTCATGCCTACGCGCACCAAGAAAGTCATTCTCGGCCTGTTTCTGGTCGTGGCCGTGCTGATGCCGTTCGACTTGCCGGTAATTGACCAACTCCCGGTCGTTCGTTTCCTAGGTGACAACGTGTGGCTGCGCCTCGTCAATAGGGCACTCTGCTTCACGATCGCTGCACTCGGCTTGAACATTCTGATGGGTCTGGGTGGCCAGATTTCGTTGGGCCACACGTTCTTTGGCGGTGTTGGCGCCTACACGGCAGTGCTGATGGGGGGAAAGGCGTCTTCGAATCTGTGGGGTTGGGGCCTTCCCATGTGGCTGTGGCTTCCGGCTGCCGGAGTCGTTGCCGCGGTAGTCGGTATCGCGGTCGCTCCCGCAGCGGTTCGGGTCCGTGGCCTGTACCTCGGCATCGTCACCCTTGGCCTCGTTTTCATCGGGCTTCACCTCTCGCGGGTGTTTCCAGAGATCGCGGGTCCCGGCGCACTGGGCCGCAAGTGGCCTCGGATGGAACTCCGACTCTGGAAGGAGGATGAACCATTCCTCGACTTTTCTCGAGATGGGCATTGGCTGTGGTTCGATATCAACAAGAACCAGAAGACCTACCTGTTCCTTCTGGTCATCGTCATTGTCATGGCTTGGATGGCCGCCAACATTGCTCGCACTAGAACCGGTAGGGCGCTCCAGGCCATTCGCGATCGTGACGTCGCCGCTGAGATCATGGGTGTCCCCGAATACCGCTACAAGACCACCGCGTTCGCGATCTCGTCCTTCTACGCCGGGATCGGCGGGTCCCTGTTCGCCTCGCTCTCCGTGCAACTACCCCCGGAACAATGGAGTCTCATCGGTGCGGTCACGTTCATCGCAGCGCTGCTCATCGGAGGAATGGGACGCGTGTCAGGAGTCTTGATGGGCTCATTCTTCGTCGTGACATCTCACCGTTTCGTTGAGGAGATCGTGGACTGGATGAAGCACCAGGCCGAGGAGGGAGGCGTGTTCTCAGGTTTCTTCGATTTCCTGATCAGCACGGGGCAGGGCGACGGAGGCTTCGTATCCGTGATGGAGACCGCCCTGGGCTACCCGTTGCCAGTGAGCGCCCTTGATGAGATCATCTACGGCCTCCTAATCATCTTCTTTTTGCTGTTCGAGCCGCTAGGCCTGTACGGCATCTGGATCAAGATTCGCAACTACTGGAAGGGATGGCCGTTTAGCTACTGA